The Anoplopoma fimbria isolate UVic2021 breed Golden Eagle Sablefish chromosome 10, Afim_UVic_2022, whole genome shotgun sequence sequence gGGGGAAGCGTTTAAGTGTGGACAGGGACAAACGGAGACCTTTCAAAACGCTGACGCAGACGCCCTATTGGACCttttctggaagaaaaaaaaagaaaaaagaactgcCTCAATCAAGTGGTTAATTCGACTTGGATGACAAACTGCAAGCattgctgaccttgttgtctaTGCAATCATGTTACGCAGTTAAATTCTACTACTGCCTACAAATGAGTGCGCTTAGTGCTTAGTGGAGCACTTTGTGACAATTCCAATATCCGATGGCTATATTAGCCTTGGTCATGTGATAAGCTCCGTCAATACTACTCCGCCTGAATAAGGCACATTTCTGAAACTGTGCTAAACGGCTCCTCTGGATGGAGATTGGttattgttttaagacacacttttaaaacaaactagTAGTAGTGTGGATTAGGCTCGAgtttcattgcaaaaaaaaaaaagatacgaTTGACTGATTATGTTGAAACATGTACCTCTTCTGGGTGCGGCACCTCCAGTTTTGTCTCTACAGGCGCTTTGATCACAATCACAGTCTGTTCTTTCAGGCTGGGAATCCTTTGGACATCCTCGTAAGTCAAATAGGCGAACGTGATCCTCGGGGTTAAGGAATATTAAATCAGTGTGGACGGGTTTGTGTACAGCAAACACTCAATAACAAAACCCAAAATACCAATCACATATGGCATTGATCCCTCCAATGCCTTCTAAATCAAAACTCCGTGTTTGGCTTGGCCTTTAGACATAACGCCAATGACGCTTTTAACACAATGCTTGGGGCACACCCATTTGACGCAAGCGAATCTGGGtcacaacaacagaacaaaatgaaGCTGATATAACAAATCAGAAAGGATATCTTTGAGTGTTCTGGTTCCCGCACAGCTGGTGAACCTGCTTTGTGCAGCTTTGGATCAACTCGtccagcctcctctcctcctccaccagagcTTTCAGCTCCTGATCCATGTGCACGTTCACATCACCGcccctgtgcacacacacaggattaaaACCTCAACAGACACCACTAAAGACATCGAAATGAAATGATCACGAGGcaattaagaataaaacattatgttAACTGTGCATAGAATAATACAGTCAACTAATTCAGCATTTGTTGTATGCACCAGCAGCTTCAACCATTTATAAAATGAAGTAGATACTCTGTcagtctttaaaaaatacatatataaacaatatatagaTGGGCCCTAATTGTGTTTGTCAGATATATTGAATCACTCACCAAAACACACTAACAAACCACAATGTGCATATATGTGTTGTACAACAAGCTcttttctaacacacacacacacacaaccactcaTACAATCATACTTACAGCCACTCGACAAAGTTCTTCGACTTCTTTTTGATGAGTTGGATCCCCTCCaggacgttggtgacgtcatagACGCGTCTCTTTGGGGCATTGAGCTCCTGGGCGGCGAGGTTCAGGTCCAACACCCCGTCAGCAGAGCGACTCAGCATGTCAGCAAACCTCTGCGTCAGGACGCCGAGCGAGGTGTCACAGCGAGACTTCTCGAACAGGAACTTGCGCGCTATGGGATGGGAGGCGGGAGCTGGGGGGAAGAAAAATGGGTGAGGGATGAGAATgattccttttttcccctcttctaaAATGTCATATTGTTTTGTGCCTTTTCTTATTGTACTTTCTCTAATATTTGCCATTCTTCTGTTGCCACCAAGTGTAACAAGGAGTGTGCTGCACTCTGATTTCAAAAGGTCCAATGCCATGTGACATTAGACGCTGTTATGTCATGATAAATCCccttattttaatttgaaccGGATACTCAGAGTGAGATTATGGGGTTTGCTCTATTTAGATCCAGTGTTTGGTGAAAGCGACATTGAGCAGCCAAGAGTTTCATCAAgaatctttcaatgttcaaatctgaaatcaaaactcacctcttcaaaaccgcttttaatgtctgactaacgctgtgtgttttaagtttttaaatgtctgtaaagcgtcgttgagtactctgaaaagcgccctataaatagaatgtattattattattataattataagtTGTGTGAACATTTGGCCATTTAACTCTGTAAACAATATCTTGAAAAGAAGCTGCGAGACACCCAGCAAACAAGACTCCACTCGGTGTTTTTGTGCTCGCAGACTGTACAAAAGATGTGAACCGGTGAGCTCATAGTGTGACCTGAAtggtatgtgtatttattgtctgtgtagttgtatagtattgtatttagtagttgtatgtatttattgtctgtgtagttgtatttagtatgtatgtatttatttattgtctgtgtagttgtatagtatgtatgtatttattgtctgtgtagttgtatagtatgtgtatttattgttgtctgtgtagttgtatagtatgtgtatttattgtctgtgtagttgtatagtatgtgtatttattgtctgtgtagttgtatagtatgtgtatttattgtctgtgtagttgtatagtgtctgtgtagttgtatagtatgtgtatttagtgtctgtgtctgtgtagttgagctgctgcaacacttgaatttcccccatggggatcaataaaggaatatatatatatatatatatatatatatatatatatatatgtatccaTAACACTGGAGCACTACAGCACAAAGTCTCACCCTTTCCTCCTGAGTCGAACAGAGAGGCcatctgttttttgggggtcCAGTCACCATCATGAAGGCCCTGGGGGTCACCGGCTTCCAGCTCCAGCCTTCTCTTTGCCTGAgtgggggagaagaaaaaaacacatatacatcatgcatcttaaaacatttaatttgcaatTATCTCACTGCATCAGGGCAGCCATTTTGGGCGAGAATACAGTATAAACTAACCATGCACCTATTGCATTCCCTGTGACTTAACCTGCATGTGACCAGAAGCAATGCATGTGCAAATGCATTGACCAGCATGCTCATCTGGAGCTGGTTAATCCTGCTGAATGAGGATTGTCACTACCTGCAGGGTTGGGACAGAAAGCTAGTTGCAACAACATCTCCCCATCCCCCTCCCACGCTCACCCAAAGGCCTACCAGTATGAGTTTGCTCCCAGTAACAGTGATCCCAGTGCAGATCCCAGTGGACCCTCCTCACCAGTGTGTCCCTGCAGAGGTGTGGTGGTGGAGCAGGCCTGGCAGCGTGTGTGGAGACTGGGAGACCAAAGTGTGCAGAAGTCTGCTCCGACAAGGCGCGGTGTGTGTGATGCCCTGTGGCCAGAAGGTAAAACATGTGTGAAGTTACCGGAAGTAGATTAATGCGGCCGCAGCGTCATAGCGTccccttcaaagtaaaagcacgcagataaaataagataatataagagaattatttattagtcccgcagcggggacatttacaggattattattattattattattattattattattattattattattattattattattattattattattattattattattagttattatattattattattatattattattatattattattattatattattattattattatattatgattatattattatattttattattatattattattatattattattatattgttattatattcctttattacagcagcagagaggttaaaaaataaaacaagattaaaataagtattataaataagcaaatgagcaataaaaaaaacagtaaagaatccatagtacaatattatatataatatattattattaatattatatgaatattatatattatgtaatattacattattattattatattattaatattatatattatgtaatattacattattattaatattatatattatataattatatatatacagtaccagtcaaacgtttggacacaccttctcattcaactactttgaagaatgtaaaatataaaacatattctggtttgttgagcatttgtttgtttaccacataattccatatgtgttccttcatagtttggatgtcttcaatattaatctacaatgtagaaaaaaataaaaataaagaaaaaccattgaatgagaaggtgtgcccaaacttttgactggtactgtataatatataattattaatatatattattattaatattatataattatgtatataaatatatataaataatatataattattattatattaaattattattaatattacataattATGTATGTGtaattatgtatattatattatatatataattatacataCAGACATGACAAGAGTagtataaaagcaaaaaaaatctgcatatataaatatatatgtacataaatatacataaatatacaccAGAGTGGCAtgtgataaaatatattttatcaaacgaccataaaatatgaaaataaggCTGGGCATATagtataaaaagcaaaaaaatctgcatatatacatatatatgtacataaatatacataaatatacacacatatatatatatatacgtacataaatatacacacacatatatatatatatatatatatatatatatatacacacacatatatatatatatatatatatatacacaaatacatatatacatgtatatatatgtatatatgtgtgtatatattatatatatatatatatatacacacgtttTATTTCACACTGATGTGTATCTCATATTCTCTCTGCTTCAGTAATCTGTCTTTTGCAGTAAAATTGCAATTTCtaaatgtgcttttattctgaaggcaGATCTATCACTTCCGGTAGCACCCATCGAGACGTTCGCGTGCTTGACGAAGCGACGTAAAGTTGTGTTTCGAGTTACAAACGGTGCTGAAAACGACGTTAACGTAAAccgtctgtatgtgtgtgataaACGGCACCGTTACCCTGGCAACGTTGACATAAACGATATGACACGTgacatgatttctttttttttttttttttttacccagcaGGCACCACACGTCACAACGTTCCATCCAAAATGGCCCAGCTACACGCCAACGTTTCATTTGGCGAATTCCATTTAAGGAAACGTTTACCTGAACTCGCTCGCGGTGTGACGTCAGCCGGGGTCCCAGGTGGGAATGTGGCGTCCGCGCCATTCATCTCCTCTAATAACATATTGGAAGTGGCACGAGAGCCCGGCGCTCACGTGGACGCAGCACGAGATGTTTTTCGCGCGTAACTGTGTGATTCCCCCGCCACGGGTTTAAAGCAAATTTGCATATCTGCCCCCATTGGCTGTCCACGCTGCGTACGTCATGACGTATGCGTCTGACGCAGCTGCAGCCGACCAATGGCTGCAAAGCTCCACTCTACTGTTCTTAAAAACGGTCAAATAAGTAATAAGTGTTACTTTATAagctgtatttctgtttttatgagaTACAATTTTAATATTGCATTTAGTACATTACAACTGTAACTATTATATAAACCCCATATTACTTAAATACATATCTTGTTGAGGGATAAGTAACAAAAACAGGGTGAAGTTATTCAGTTTTAAGATCTTGCTGCAAAAGATAACATATGTCTATCATCATACATATATTGCAGATATTGTGTACAATACAATAACTGGACCCTCATTACCATTTCGGACAACGCAGTGAAATCTTGTAcaggtttataaatattttcttcaaaaaacattaaaaaaaaagagaaaaatatcactttCCAAAATCCCCACATGTACATTTCTAACAGAATTGTCATTTGTTACAAATTACTTGTTCCTCAAACTGTTGTTAACTGGTAAACTTACATTATGACAAGAGACATGCTTCAGCTAagacatttcacagttttagaataaaaaaatattctaacaCATTTCTTTTGATAATTTATGCAAAACAAATCTCCACGTTTGTTCTCTTTTACCAGCCATGAGGATGAAAAAGCAGTTTACACCCTGCAACACATGAGTCACTGAACTACACCGAGATCATCTCCACTAGTGTTGAGCGTCCAACTTACTAAATGACGACGACACCACCTCGTGTCAGATAACAAGGATCCCCAAACATGGCATGTACGACACTAAAACAACGGCATGTGTTCAGGATTAATAAACAAACGGTCTCACTAATCATCGTCAAACTTGATCTTCTTCCCCTGGAAGGCCAGGATTTGTCCTTGCTGCTCCTTCCTTTTCTTACTGGCCTCCCAGGATGGATGCAGTGCCTGCTCTGGTGCCTGATGGGTAAAGCCACCTcgacctccacctccacccctgcGATCATTGTGCCTCGCACCATCACCCCTGCCTCGCCCCCTCCCTCTGCCGCCCTCGGGGTAGGGCTTGCTGTACTTGGACTCTGGATTTCTTTCTGCTCCTCTTTCCTGCTTTTGGAACCTTGGTTGTTTACTGAAATCTCTATCtagaccaccaccaccaccaccaccccttgGTTTCCCTTGGTCCCTAAATCTatctccacctctccctctgcctctgcctGCACCTCGGCCCCCACCAGGCCTGGACGAAGAGAGCGAGGAACAAAACACGGACTGAAAAGAGGTCGCCTTGGACTTCAGCCTGGACTCAAGCTCATCAAGTTCATTCTGGACCCGGTCTGAACTCTCCCCTCCGCGCTCCTTATCGGCCTTCTCCTCTTCGCCACTTTtcggcttcttcttcttcttgtatttGCTCACTTTTCCCACAAAGAAGCCGCCGTCGTCGTCGCTCATCTCAGACTGGGAGGACTGCTTGTTGAAGCGTTCCTCTGTGCTGTCATCAAAGTActctttctcttcatcctctgaTGACTCCAGATCGCTCTCTTCCTCATCCTTCTTTTTGTGAAGCACTTCAGGTGCAGACTTCTTCTTTTCTGGTTTATTTTCAACAATGTCCTTCACTTCACTACTCTTTACGGGTGCAGGTGTCTCATTCTTAGCCTCTGGCATTACAATGTCCTTTACTTCACTACTCTTTACAGTTGCAGGTGTCTCATTCTTAGCTTCTGGCATAACAATGTCCTTTACTTCACTACTCTTTATGGGTGCAGGTGTCTCATTCTTAGCCGCTggcatttctttcatttgacaATCAGCAGTATCAGCTGAAGGACTTGCTTCCACTGTTTCCTTCTCAGGTTCAGCAACAGTTGCTTCTGTAGCGTCTTTGGGGATTTCATCgccttcctctttctccaggATTTCCTTTTGCTCCACTAGTAtgtcctcctcttttttctcactctttctctctgcctttttgTCTGGTAACTGTGGAGTCACattcaaagctttattttgcaccttttccttccctccctGCTTCCCACCTTTCTTCCGCTCCTCTTTGAAGGCTTTCACGGCAGCTTTGATGGCCTCGATCTTCTTGTTGAACTGGGGGTGGGTGGCGATGCGTGCCGTGGCCCGGTCGGAAATGGTAGACTTGGGGTCTTTGCACACCTGGTCGAAGTGTAGATTCTTCTGCAGGGCTGTCTTGGTCACCTGGCAACGGGCGAAAAACAGTTTATCCAATTAGATATTTCACAAAGTGTGCCAACATTTTGTCAAAGGGTCACCAAATATCTCTAACTTCTTTACTAATTTGGATTTGTactttaaatgtcaataaatacTTTCAACAGAGGTAAATAAACAGAAGGCATTAGGAAACCTACCAGGTCTGGGGAGAGGGTCTTCATGGCGTGGATCTCCTCTAGCAGTCTGGCAGCTCTCCTCTGGTTCCTCTCTATTTCCTCGTCTttgcccttcttcttcttcaggctGCTCATCTGTCGCGTCAGCTTCCTGATGACCAAAGCCctcaccctcttcacctccttcctcatcctcaccaCCTCGTTGTTGAGGTTCAGAACCTCATCCTGCTTTTTCTCTTTGGATTTGACAGGAAACgggtttttcttcttcttttttttggcgGCAGCGGCGGCCTGTGGGATTGCTTTGTCTTTCTGTTCATCGCCACCTTCCTGTTCTTcatcatctttcttttcttcctcatctccagcatcatcttctccttctAAATCATCATCTGCTTCTTCCATCTTAATctcttcctcctgcttctccttctcctcagcaGATGGCATCATTTCCTCTACTTTGTCCATGGTAATCATGATCTGTTGAAACATAAGCCATCTTAGATTGGTACCTGACTGTAACTACAAAGAAACAAcggtaacagaaaaaaacattatggtatatacagtaccagtcaaacgtttggacacaccttctcattcaactactttgaagaatctaaaatataaaacatattctggtttgttgagcatttgtttgtttaccacataattccatatgtgttccttcatagtttggatgtcttcaatattaatctacaatgtagaaaaaaataaaaataaataaagaagaaaaccattgaatgagaatgtgtgtccaaacttttgactggtactgtataaatacacgattaacaatgatccaatggtataacactgacaatagccactctgcattatgattatttattacttttgataggctacttttactaagatttgtagcaaatacttctgatattatttttaaatctggaatgcaggacttttacttgcaatttttaaactgtgatatcgcttcttttgcttaagtaaaacattttttttaccactgttgttgtaaagtagaatatatataaaaatatatatacagtaccagtcaaaagtttggacacaccttctcattcaactactttgaagaatctaaaatataaaacattctggtttgttgagcatttgtttgtttaccacataattccatatgtgttccttcatagtttggatgtcttcaatattaatctacaatgtagaaataaataaataaaataaagaagaaaaccattgaatgagaaggtgtgtccaaacttttgactggtactgtatatatatatataaatataaataaataaatatatataaatatacatatatatatatatatatatatatatatatatatatatatatatacatacatatataatatatatataaatatatatatacataaatatatatatataaatatatataaatatatatatatacataaatatatatatacatacatatatatacatatagatatatatatatatatatatacatatacatacatacatatatatatacatatatataatatatatatacatatatacatacatatatatatatatatatatacatatatatatatatatatacatatatatatatatatatatatatatatatatatgtataaatatatatacaattcaATTTATATATACAAGAGTTATCAGGAGACCAAAGTTGATTTaaacttgttgtttttgattgatGGTTTTA is a genomic window containing:
- the e2f3 gene encoding transcription factor E2F3 isoform X1, producing MLLEEMNGADATFPPGTPADVTPRASSGHHTHRALSEQTSAHFGLPVSTHAARPAPPPHLCRDTLAKRRLELEAGDPQGLHDGDWTPKKQMASLFDSGGKAPASHPIARKFLFEKSRCDTSLGVLTQRFADMLSRSADGVLDLNLAAQELNAPKRRVYDVTNVLEGIQLIKKKSKNFVEWLGGDVNVHMDQELKALVEEERRLDELIQSCTKQVHQLCGNQNTQRFAYLTYEDVQRIPSLKEQTVIVIKAPVETKLEVPHPEESLQVHLSSTRGPIEAFLCSDDPMPMEATDGSGANGSHLNSSANRNNATPLVPSSSFVQVSSKDNAIRTSGVDFISSPPSEPTQHPSPVTVTPVSPMHTSLQPHSGDQQSFVTLTPPLAFSVGGEDYLLSLTEDEGITDLFSSFDLDQLPLETPLL
- the e2f3 gene encoding transcription factor E2F3 isoform X2; this encodes MARTPHSHLGPRLTSHRERVQAKRRLELEAGDPQGLHDGDWTPKKQMASLFDSGGKAPASHPIARKFLFEKSRCDTSLGVLTQRFADMLSRSADGVLDLNLAAQELNAPKRRVYDVTNVLEGIQLIKKKSKNFVEWLGGDVNVHMDQELKALVEEERRLDELIQSCTKQVHQLCGNQNTQRFAYLTYEDVQRIPSLKEQTVIVIKAPVETKLEVPHPEESLQVHLSSTRGPIEAFLCSDDPMPMEATDGSGANGSHLNSSANRNNATPLVPSSSFVQVSSKDNAIRTSGVDFISSPPSEPTQHPSPVTVTPVSPMHTSLQPHSGDQQSFVTLTPPLAFSVGGEDYLLSLTEDEGITDLFSSFDLDQLPLETPLL
- the srfbp1 gene encoding serum response factor-binding protein 1, with the protein product MITMDKVEEMMPSAEEKEKQEEEIKMEEADDDLEGEDDAGDEEEKKDDEEQEGGDEQKDKAIPQAAAAAKKKKKKNPFPVKSKEKKQDEVLNLNNEVVRMRKEVKRVRALVIRKLTRQMSSLKKKKGKDEEIERNQRRAARLLEEIHAMKTLSPDLVTKTALQKNLHFDQVCKDPKSTISDRATARIATHPQFNKKIEAIKAAVKAFKEERKKGGKQGGKEKVQNKALNVTPQLPDKKAERKSEKKEEDILVEQKEILEKEEGDEIPKDATEATVAEPEKETVEASPSADTADCQMKEMPAAKNETPAPIKSSEVKDIVMPEAKNETPATVKSSEVKDIVMPEAKNETPAPVKSSEVKDIVENKPEKKKSAPEVLHKKKDEEESDLESSEDEEKEYFDDSTEERFNKQSSQSEMSDDDGGFFVGKVSKYKKKKKPKSGEEEKADKERGGESSDRVQNELDELESRLKSKATSFQSVFCSSLSSSRPGGGRGAGRGRGRGGDRFRDQGKPRGGGGGGGLDRDFSKQPRFQKQERGAERNPESKYSKPYPEGGRGRGRGRGDGARHNDRRGGGGGRGGFTHQAPEQALHPSWEASKKRKEQQGQILAFQGKKIKFDDD